One segment of Onychomys torridus chromosome 3, mOncTor1.1, whole genome shotgun sequence DNA contains the following:
- the LOC118580107 gene encoding LOW QUALITY PROTEIN: sperm motility kinase X-like (The sequence of the model RefSeq protein was modified relative to this genomic sequence to represent the inferred CDS: deleted 1 base in 1 codon) — MEQGREAHCSTEETFTAEYKMMMTLGQGQFSEVKLAFHIPTVSCVAVKICRNQKYASLIKSEINIMKSLAHPNIIKLFHVVQTRETTYLVMEHASEGDLLHHVLELGSLEESEARRLFTQILHAVQYCHDKFIIHRDIKADNILLDHRGNAKLCDFGISAKVIPGQKLSGFCGTLNYCAPELFGKEAYDGRTTDIWSLGVLLFFMVTGRFPFKAYSAVRVIQQILTANFRVPPHVSVDIRDLILKLLIINPYRRLTIGQIMRHPMVRNSEACLPPTSPHLYQAPRALALSGP; from the exons ATGGAGCAGGGCAGGGAGGCCCACTGCTCTACTGAGGAGACCTTCACTGCTGAGTATAAGATGATGATGACCCTGGGCCAAGGACAGTTTTCAGAAGTCAAACTGGCCTTTCATATCCCCACTGTATCCTGTGTGGCTGTAAAAATTTGTAGAAATCAGAAGTACGCCTCGCTTATCAAGAGTGAAATCAACATCATGAAATCCCTTGCCCATCCCAACATAATTAAATTGTTTCATGTGGTCCAGACCAGAGAGACCACCTACCTGGTGATGGAGCATGCGTCAGAGGGAGACCTGCTGCATCACGTCCTGGAACTGGGGTCCTTAGAGGAGAGCGAGGCTCGAAGGCTGTTTACTCAGATACTGCATGCAGTGCAGTATTGCCATGATAAATTTATCATCCACAGAGACATAAAGGCCGATAACATCCTCCTCGACCACAGGGGTAATGCCAAGCTCTGTGATTTCGGGATCTCTGCTAAGGTCATCCCTGGGCAGAAGCTTAGTGGGTTTTGTGGCACTCTAAATTACTGTGCTCCGGAACTCTTTGGAAAGGAGGCATATGATGGCCGCACCACTGATATTTGGAGTTTAGGTGTGCTCCTCTTCTTCATGGTGACTGGGCGCTTTCCCTTCAAAGCTTACTCTGCTGTGAGGGTGATACAGCAGATCCTAACTGCAAACTTCAGGGTGCCTCCCCATGTTTCCGTTGATATTCGAGATCTCATCTTGAAACTGCTGATTATAAACCCTTACAGGAGGCTCACCATAGGCCAAATCATGAGGCACCCCATGGTCAGGAACAGTGAGGCTTGTTTACCACCTACTTCCCCACAT CTCTACCAGGCACCCCGAGCCCTGGCATTGTCAGGGCCATGA